The following proteins are encoded in a genomic region of Gimesia algae:
- a CDS encoding DUF1501 domain-containing protein, which yields MNHWNQNRKSMPLSRREMLRRSSAGFGGLALAALLGNEGQASRKKPEQVPHFTPKAKRVIFLFMHGGPSHMDTFDYKPQLQKDSGKPLPFDKPQVFSAQTGNLLGSPWQFKQHGESGAWVSELFPHVAGCVDDLCIVNSMYGSNSRHGGALLELHTGSDTFIRPSMGSWITYGLGSENRDLPGFITVCPTLTHGGVNAYSSSFLPADFQGTPIGNASIPADRALIPFIKNESGIPMSVQRKELNYLRQMNREHLAESGPDAALEGRINSFELAYRMQTAAPELQDISDESETTQKRYGLDQDVTKNFGRQCLMARRFAERGVRFVQITHSYKWDQHAGLKTAMPRNCKEVDQPIAALLKDLKARGLLEDTLVLWGGEFGRTPVSQGADGRDHNPQGYTMWMAGGGIKGGLQYGATDDYGYYAVQNKVHVHDLHATILHLLGLNHKKLTYQFAGRDFRLTDVHGEVMSDLFA from the coding sequence ATGAATCATTGGAATCAGAATCGAAAATCAATGCCGCTCTCCCGCCGGGAAATGCTGCGACGCAGTTCTGCCGGCTTCGGGGGTCTGGCGCTGGCGGCTTTGCTGGGGAATGAGGGACAGGCGTCCCGGAAGAAGCCGGAGCAGGTACCGCATTTCACGCCGAAAGCGAAACGCGTGATCTTCCTGTTCATGCACGGCGGCCCGTCGCATATGGATACGTTCGACTATAAACCGCAGCTGCAGAAAGACAGTGGCAAGCCTCTTCCATTTGACAAACCTCAGGTATTTTCGGCTCAGACGGGGAACCTGCTGGGTTCTCCCTGGCAGTTCAAGCAGCATGGCGAGAGCGGTGCCTGGGTGAGTGAACTGTTTCCGCATGTGGCGGGTTGCGTTGATGATCTGTGTATTGTCAATTCGATGTATGGTTCCAACTCACGGCATGGCGGGGCGCTGCTGGAACTGCATACCGGCAGTGATACATTTATCCGGCCCAGTATGGGATCCTGGATTACGTATGGGCTGGGTTCCGAGAATCGGGATCTGCCCGGTTTCATTACGGTCTGTCCCACATTGACGCATGGGGGCGTGAACGCTTACAGCTCTTCGTTTCTGCCCGCTGATTTTCAGGGAACGCCAATCGGCAATGCGAGTATCCCCGCGGATCGGGCATTGATTCCGTTCATCAAAAATGAGAGCGGAATCCCGATGTCGGTGCAGCGGAAAGAACTGAATTATCTGCGTCAAATGAATCGCGAACATCTGGCTGAGTCCGGCCCGGATGCGGCACTGGAGGGACGTATCAATTCTTTTGAACTTGCCTATCGGATGCAGACGGCGGCACCGGAGCTCCAGGATATCAGCGATGAATCCGAGACGACACAAAAGCGGTATGGTCTGGATCAGGATGTGACCAAAAACTTTGGTCGGCAGTGTCTGATGGCGCGGCGGTTTGCGGAGCGGGGCGTGCGCTTTGTGCAGATTACCCACAGTTATAAATGGGATCAGCATGCGGGATTGAAAACGGCAATGCCTCGAAACTGTAAAGAGGTCGATCAACCGATCGCCGCATTGTTGAAAGATTTAAAAGCCCGCGGTCTGCTGGAGGACACGCTGGTACTCTGGGGCGGTGAGTTTGGCAGGACGCCTGTCAGCCAGGGAGCAGACGGCCGCGATCATAACCCCCAGGGGTACACAATGTGGATGGCGGGAGGCGGCATCAAAGGGGGGCTGCAGTATGGAGCCACCGATGATTATGGATATTATGCGGTCCAGAATAAAGTGCACGTACACGATCTGCATGCCACGATTCTGCATTTATTGGGTCTGAATCACAAGAAATTAACCTATCAGTTCGCCGGTCGCGATTTCCGTCTGACCGATGTGCATGGCGAAGTGATGTCTGACCTGTTTGCTTGA
- a CDS encoding DUF1553 domain-containing protein: MKRQLLVFWGLSLIVSLTALRSVFASEVDLKQAEFFEKRIRPLLINQCYDCHSEDSIESGLRVDTFAGLVIGGERGPAIVAGKPAESLLISAVKHSGQLHMPPKDKLSQKEISDLTEWVRGGAYWPDAKPVAELKQESSDGPLFTKSQQEFWAFQPPHKPMLPEVNKNDWVKGPLDRFVLTKLEAQGGTPASAADRETLIRRATFDLTGLPPTRTEIEAFLKDESPEAFARVVDRLLASPRYGERWGRHWLDVARYADSNGLDENLAYANAWRYRDYVIAAFNNDKPFDQFLQEQLAGDILAARGAAEHRNEKITATGFLSIGAKMLAEDDQMKMQMDIIDEQLDTVGRTFMGLTLGCARCHTHKFDPIPIEDYYSLAGIFKSTKTMENFKVVARWQEQLLASPAEIETLETQQQQIAALDAEIKSIIKEADERLLEQERGKTASYLLAAEIKNYYDQQNSDARSIGADPRKYESQSAILLEAEAYQTGNVKKSTTGYGEGIGVIYNAGMLPNIAEYEVEIPEAGRYQLEIRYAAAAARPVQLLINGDLVNDSAAGKVTGSWYPKSQQWKVQGVYQFKAGQNRVRLESKQAFPHVDKLLIAKPNVSSDQKENRIAALTAPDETLVGGFLLQWADYLQQSAGEKDSPFVIWNELVRSGTVPQELSKTYQRFKVLKSVPPEQRLVQAAALYQSLFAEVEQEWHDYQKTKAGQKAKGLPDSEREAIRNVLYDPKGPFTLSEDREQSYTAELLTQLKTKRSQQKELTAALPKYPTAMSVSDQKPENIKVHLRGSHFTLGKEVPRQFLRIIAGEEQTPIDDQQSGRLQLAEWLTSGSHPLTARVMVNRIWRWHFGAGIVRTTDNFGKLGERPSHPELLDWLAVQFVEHDWSIKDMHRLIMLSATYQMSTEFNPEMAAIDPENRLLWRMNRRRLEAEAIRDSILAVSGKLDYEMGGSLLNVENRKYVTSTRNVDPVVYQTNRRSVYLPIIRSALYDVLQAFDFADPSVLSGNRVHTTVAPQALFMMNSKFIMQNTEDFAESILHETHLEGPAKVNRIYERVFGRPATEKETTQALAYLNLYRRELAALELPADQKELRTWQSLCRVLISSNEFLFVD; the protein is encoded by the coding sequence ATGAAACGACAACTCCTGGTATTTTGGGGATTGAGTTTAATAGTCAGCCTGACTGCGCTGCGTTCGGTGTTCGCGTCAGAAGTTGATTTGAAGCAAGCGGAATTCTTCGAAAAGCGGATTCGGCCTTTGCTGATCAACCAGTGTTATGACTGCCACAGCGAGGATTCGATCGAGAGCGGCTTGCGGGTCGATACATTCGCGGGCCTGGTGATTGGCGGAGAACGTGGCCCGGCGATTGTCGCAGGAAAGCCTGCTGAGAGTCTGTTGATCAGCGCTGTCAAACACAGCGGCCAACTGCATATGCCACCCAAGGACAAGCTGTCTCAAAAAGAGATCAGCGATCTGACAGAGTGGGTTCGCGGCGGTGCCTACTGGCCTGATGCCAAACCAGTCGCAGAACTGAAACAGGAATCGTCAGATGGCCCTCTGTTTACGAAGTCGCAGCAGGAATTCTGGGCCTTTCAGCCGCCTCATAAGCCGATGTTACCTGAAGTCAATAAAAACGATTGGGTGAAAGGCCCACTTGATCGCTTTGTCCTGACGAAGCTGGAAGCGCAGGGGGGAACTCCCGCGTCTGCTGCCGACAGAGAGACTCTCATCCGCCGTGCTACATTTGATTTAACGGGATTGCCTCCCACGCGGACTGAAATCGAAGCTTTTCTCAAAGATGAGTCGCCCGAGGCGTTTGCCCGGGTGGTGGATCGGCTGCTGGCTTCGCCTCGCTATGGAGAACGCTGGGGACGTCACTGGCTGGATGTGGCACGCTATGCCGATTCGAACGGCCTGGATGAAAATCTGGCGTACGCCAATGCCTGGCGGTATCGTGATTATGTGATTGCTGCTTTCAACAATGATAAACCCTTCGATCAGTTTCTACAGGAACAACTGGCCGGTGACATTCTGGCCGCGCGGGGCGCTGCAGAACATCGTAACGAAAAGATCACGGCGACCGGTTTTCTCTCCATCGGCGCTAAGATGCTGGCTGAAGATGACCAGATGAAAATGCAGATGGATATCATTGATGAGCAGCTGGATACAGTGGGGCGAACTTTCATGGGGCTGACGCTGGGCTGTGCCCGCTGTCATACTCACAAATTCGATCCGATTCCGATTGAAGATTATTACTCGCTGGCCGGAATCTTCAAAAGTACGAAGACGATGGAAAACTTCAAGGTGGTGGCTCGCTGGCAGGAACAGTTACTGGCCAGTCCGGCTGAGATTGAAACGCTGGAAACGCAACAACAGCAGATAGCCGCGCTGGACGCTGAGATCAAATCAATCATAAAAGAAGCAGACGAGCGGTTGCTGGAACAGGAACGGGGGAAGACAGCCTCTTATCTTTTGGCGGCAGAGATCAAAAATTACTACGATCAGCAGAATAGCGATGCACGGTCGATTGGCGCTGATCCTCGAAAGTATGAATCACAGTCTGCGATTCTGCTGGAGGCGGAAGCGTATCAGACGGGCAATGTGAAGAAATCCACGACCGGCTATGGCGAGGGGATTGGTGTGATCTATAACGCGGGGATGCTGCCGAATATCGCCGAGTATGAAGTCGAAATTCCGGAAGCGGGCCGCTACCAACTGGAGATTCGCTATGCAGCAGCGGCTGCGCGACCGGTTCAGCTGTTGATCAATGGAGATCTGGTCAATGACAGTGCCGCCGGTAAAGTGACCGGCAGCTGGTATCCCAAATCACAGCAGTGGAAAGTGCAGGGGGTTTATCAGTTCAAAGCGGGACAGAACCGGGTTCGCCTGGAAAGTAAGCAGGCGTTTCCGCATGTTGATAAACTGTTGATTGCCAAACCAAACGTATCTTCTGATCAAAAAGAAAACAGGATCGCTGCTCTGACAGCACCGGACGAAACACTGGTGGGCGGATTCCTGTTGCAGTGGGCGGATTACCTGCAACAATCAGCGGGTGAAAAGGATTCCCCGTTTGTGATCTGGAATGAACTGGTCCGCAGCGGAACCGTTCCGCAGGAGCTGAGTAAGACTTATCAACGCTTCAAGGTTTTGAAAAGCGTGCCGCCGGAACAAAGACTGGTTCAAGCGGCTGCATTGTATCAGTCTCTGTTTGCAGAGGTGGAGCAGGAGTGGCACGATTATCAGAAAACTAAAGCGGGACAGAAGGCGAAAGGCTTACCCGATTCGGAGCGGGAAGCGATCCGCAATGTGCTGTACGATCCCAAGGGGCCTTTTACATTATCCGAAGATCGTGAGCAGAGTTATACAGCGGAGTTGCTGACGCAACTCAAAACAAAACGGAGTCAGCAGAAAGAGTTAACAGCAGCACTTCCCAAGTATCCGACAGCGATGTCGGTTTCCGATCAGAAACCGGAAAATATCAAGGTACATCTGCGGGGCAGTCATTTTACTTTGGGGAAAGAAGTGCCCCGCCAGTTTCTGAGGATCATTGCAGGTGAAGAGCAGACGCCTATTGATGATCAGCAAAGTGGACGACTACAACTGGCGGAGTGGCTGACCAGTGGCTCGCATCCCTTGACGGCGCGGGTGATGGTCAACCGGATCTGGCGCTGGCATTTTGGAGCCGGAATTGTCCGAACGACGGACAACTTCGGAAAGCTGGGGGAACGCCCTTCGCATCCGGAACTCCTGGACTGGCTGGCAGTGCAGTTTGTGGAACACGACTGGTCGATCAAAGACATGCATCGGCTGATCATGCTGTCAGCCACGTATCAGATGAGCACGGAATTTAATCCGGAGATGGCGGCCATTGATCCTGAGAACCGCCTGTTATGGCGGATGAATCGACGGCGTCTGGAAGCGGAAGCGATTCGCGATTCGATTCTTGCCGTCAGCGGCAAACTTGATTATGAGATGGGAGGCTCGCTGCTGAACGTGGAAAACCGCAAATATGTGACGAGCACGCGAAATGTGGACCCGGTGGTGTACCAGACCAATCGGCGCTCGGTTTATTTGCCCATCATTCGCAGCGCTTTGTACGACGTACTGCAGGCATTTGATTTTGCCGACCCGAGTGTGCTGTCAGGAAACCGCGTGCATACGACAGTCGCGCCGCAGGCTTTATTCATGATGAACAGCAAATTCATCATGCAGAATACCGAGGACTTTGCCGAGTCAATCCTGCATGAGACGCATCTGGAGGGGCCGGCGAAAGTGAATCGGATTTATGAACGCGTCTTTGGTCGACCGGCGACTGAAAAGGAAACCACACAGGCTTTGGCTTATCTGAATTTGTATCGGCGGGAGCTGGCTGCTTTGGAATTGCCTGCGGATCAAAAAGAGCTGCGCACCTGGCAGAGTCTGTGTCGGGTCTTGATATCGTCGAATGAATTTCTGTTTGTGGATTGA
- the pheT gene encoding phenylalanine--tRNA ligase subunit beta, translating to MRINTGWLRDYLASDCQEQELLDAFMTVGLEVEEEFHLAESLAPIRIGFIREKKPLGDTGALYECQVEIEKGKLITIVCASSHPVETGWGVPVAVSGTKLPSGALIGEGKFKGVSSQGMLCLDGELGLIARSTGLQVFKDEAMLGASLPSVSPIQESLVEVSVLPNRPDCLGMIGVAREVAAVLDMQLKYPSARELNSQSGKGDAVTVEIVDESLCSRYACQVFDGVQVRTSPHWLQSRLQTAGLRPINNVVDITNFVMLEWGQPLHAFDFDSLTGNKIEVRRIRNGEKLKLLDEAEVDATHEPLVIADAEKPIALAGIMGGWNSQTTTESKRILLEAACFDPVCIRTSARKLRIGTDSSYRFERGTDPNGMLSGAFNRAAELLQDAELSAASPASAVTDSYPSIKQSTQFTLSAARISKILGTDISGEQIKDCLTKLEMTADDDLTISVPTWRVDVNNEVVLAEDVARLLRYDSIDMKPMMATTTKGRVSETDGLRNSVAGFLTSNGFLECRTPPLTTEQIALSFSQWPGDAIQVQNPISKEMTTLRQSLVGSLIEVAERNARRGASSFRFFEVDRTFRQNNEIDERWMLGSVLGGPVNDSAWIASEKEIDFLRAKGLVENLLSHLNVDGCTFASDTPAHGYRGEEFAVISQGEHRIGALGRIDLDALGIKDRARVPLYGFELDLSTLITVKSPPGMFKGLARTQVIARDISFVVPSDLHYAEIEASLEKAFAAAVENLETEPRKDAGADFVLQPELESVICVDTFSGESVGEGAMSLTIRMLFRDALHTLTSGEAQQLMDYVVKQLQAEYGVVQR from the coding sequence ATGCGAATTAATACTGGTTGGTTGCGCGATTACCTGGCGTCAGACTGTCAAGAACAGGAACTGCTCGACGCCTTCATGACCGTCGGCCTGGAAGTCGAAGAAGAATTTCATCTTGCAGAATCGCTGGCGCCGATCCGCATTGGATTTATTCGCGAGAAGAAACCATTGGGTGATACCGGTGCGTTGTATGAATGCCAGGTGGAAATCGAAAAAGGGAAACTGATTACCATCGTCTGTGCCTCTTCGCATCCCGTTGAAACTGGCTGGGGTGTGCCTGTCGCAGTTTCCGGTACGAAGCTACCGAGTGGCGCGTTGATTGGCGAAGGCAAGTTCAAAGGTGTTTCCTCGCAGGGCATGCTCTGCCTGGATGGCGAACTGGGGCTGATTGCCCGCTCGACCGGTTTGCAGGTATTCAAAGACGAAGCCATGCTGGGAGCGAGCCTGCCTTCCGTCTCACCCATTCAGGAATCGCTGGTCGAAGTCTCGGTACTTCCTAACCGACCCGACTGTCTGGGGATGATTGGTGTCGCCCGTGAAGTGGCCGCCGTGCTGGATATGCAGTTAAAATATCCCAGTGCCCGTGAGTTGAATTCGCAGTCAGGCAAGGGAGATGCGGTCACCGTCGAAATTGTGGATGAATCACTCTGTTCGCGGTATGCCTGCCAGGTGTTTGACGGCGTGCAGGTACGCACGTCTCCCCACTGGCTGCAGAGTCGTCTGCAGACCGCGGGCTTACGACCGATTAACAATGTGGTGGACATCACGAACTTTGTGATGCTCGAATGGGGGCAGCCACTGCACGCGTTCGATTTCGATTCCCTCACAGGAAACAAGATTGAAGTCCGCCGCATTCGGAATGGTGAAAAACTCAAACTGCTGGATGAAGCAGAAGTAGATGCGACTCACGAACCATTGGTGATTGCCGATGCCGAAAAACCGATTGCGCTGGCCGGGATTATGGGGGGCTGGAATTCGCAGACCACAACGGAATCCAAACGGATTCTGCTGGAAGCGGCCTGCTTTGACCCGGTCTGTATACGGACCTCTGCCCGCAAACTGCGGATTGGCACGGATTCGTCCTATCGCTTCGAACGGGGTACTGATCCGAACGGCATGCTGAGTGGTGCGTTTAACCGCGCTGCAGAATTGCTGCAGGATGCGGAACTGTCAGCCGCCAGTCCTGCTTCCGCGGTCACGGACAGTTATCCGAGTATCAAGCAGTCGACTCAGTTCACATTAAGCGCCGCACGTATTTCCAAGATTCTGGGGACGGACATCAGTGGCGAACAGATCAAGGACTGTCTGACCAAGCTGGAAATGACGGCTGATGATGATCTCACCATTTCTGTTCCCACCTGGCGCGTCGATGTGAATAATGAAGTCGTACTGGCGGAAGATGTGGCCCGTCTGCTGCGGTATGACAGTATCGATATGAAACCGATGATGGCGACCACGACCAAGGGGCGCGTTTCAGAAACCGATGGTTTGCGAAACAGTGTTGCCGGTTTCCTGACGAGTAACGGCTTTCTGGAATGCCGCACGCCGCCTTTAACGACCGAACAGATTGCCCTCTCTTTCAGCCAGTGGCCCGGGGATGCCATTCAGGTACAGAATCCGATTTCTAAAGAGATGACGACACTGCGACAGAGTCTGGTTGGCAGCCTGATTGAAGTGGCTGAACGCAATGCCCGTCGTGGTGCCAGCAGCTTCCGGTTTTTCGAAGTCGACCGTACCTTCCGCCAGAATAATGAGATTGATGAACGCTGGATGCTGGGAAGCGTGCTGGGGGGACCTGTTAACGATTCCGCCTGGATCGCCTCTGAGAAAGAGATTGATTTCCTGCGTGCCAAGGGGTTGGTTGAGAATCTGCTCTCACATCTGAACGTGGATGGTTGCACGTTTGCCAGTGATACGCCGGCGCATGGATATCGCGGTGAAGAGTTCGCCGTAATCAGTCAGGGAGAACATCGCATCGGAGCGCTGGGGCGTATTGATCTGGATGCCCTGGGAATTAAAGACCGGGCCCGTGTGCCTCTGTATGGATTCGAACTGGATCTGTCGACACTGATCACTGTCAAGTCACCCCCGGGCATGTTCAAAGGCCTGGCGCGAACTCAGGTGATTGCCCGCGATATTTCGTTCGTCGTTCCCAGTGATCTGCATTATGCCGAGATCGAAGCCTCTCTGGAAAAGGCATTCGCTGCCGCAGTGGAAAATCTGGAAACGGAACCGCGGAAAGATGCTGGTGCAGACTTTGTGTTGCAGCCGGAACTGGAAAGCGTGATCTGCGTGGATACCTTCTCAGGCGAAAGCGTGGGTGAAGGAGCGATGAGCCTGACGATTCGCATGCTGTTCCGCGATGCTTTGCACACTCTGACATCCGGGGAAGCCCAGCAGTTGATGGATTATGTGGTGAAGCAGTTGCAAGCCGAATATGGAGTGGTGCAGCGATAA
- the pheS gene encoding phenylalanine--tRNA ligase subunit alpha translates to MSDNNDALVEAAMESIAAAQTLAELDEVRVQYLGKKGKLKSLQQQLKSLSPEEKREFGKTLNAVKQSIQTALTEKKEALEASEKTGPQIDAIDVTLPGVRSLPGHRHPLMATMEEVKSILIGLGFRYDDYPEVETEFFNFDALNTPDWHPARDMHDSFYTTVGNVLRTHTSAFQTRAMKEFGPPPLRAMTSGRCYRRDEIDASHFPIFHQLDVIAIDRDISFADLKWVLYQLASALFGEDVQLRFRPSYFPFTTPSAEVDVMFNGKWLEILGAGMIRPEVLQAGGVDSEQWQGFAFGLGLDRMAMIRHGISDIRLMYENEEAFLRQF, encoded by the coding sequence ATGTCTGACAATAATGACGCGCTGGTAGAAGCCGCCATGGAGAGCATTGCGGCAGCACAAACTCTTGCGGAGCTGGACGAAGTGCGGGTCCAGTATCTGGGAAAAAAGGGAAAGCTGAAATCACTGCAGCAGCAGTTGAAGTCATTATCGCCAGAAGAAAAACGCGAGTTTGGTAAAACGCTGAACGCCGTCAAGCAGAGTATCCAGACCGCGCTCACCGAGAAAAAAGAGGCACTGGAAGCCAGCGAAAAAACGGGTCCCCAAATTGATGCCATTGATGTGACTTTGCCCGGGGTACGGTCATTGCCTGGTCATCGTCACCCCCTGATGGCGACCATGGAAGAAGTGAAATCAATTCTGATCGGCCTGGGCTTTCGCTACGATGATTACCCGGAAGTCGAAACCGAATTCTTCAACTTCGACGCATTGAATACACCCGACTGGCATCCCGCGCGGGACATGCACGATTCATTCTACACGACAGTCGGGAATGTGCTCCGCACTCATACCTCGGCGTTTCAGACCCGGGCAATGAAAGAGTTCGGGCCACCGCCATTACGGGCTATGACTTCGGGACGCTGTTACCGTCGCGATGAAATTGATGCATCGCATTTTCCGATTTTCCATCAGCTGGACGTGATTGCCATCGATCGAGATATCAGCTTTGCTGATCTGAAATGGGTTTTGTATCAGTTGGCGAGTGCCCTGTTTGGCGAAGACGTACAACTGCGTTTCCGGCCGAGTTACTTCCCGTTCACCACGCCGAGTGCGGAAGTGGATGTGATGTTTAACGGCAAGTGGCTGGAGATTCTAGGGGCCGGCATGATTCGACCTGAAGTGCTGCAGGCTGGCGGCGTTGACTCGGAGCAGTGGCAGGGCTTTGCCTTTGGGCTGGGACTGGACCGCATGGCGATGATCCGCCACGGGATCAGTGATATTCGGCTGATGTACGAAAATGAAGAAGCGTTTTTGCGTCAGTTTTAA
- a CDS encoding DUF1501 domain-containing protein — protein sequence MEALNLSRRQMLKSSACGFGYTALAGLSAEAALESQSPLMTKTPHFEPRAKRVIFLFMHGGPSQVDTFDYKPRLNKEDGQRLPFKAAKNIEKSSQENLRLMKSPWKFKQRGESGLWISELFDNVAEHADDLCVINSMHTNGQSHGQAVMKLHTGSDSLVRPSVGSWMVYGLGTENNNLPGFISICPSRGHGGVRNYGSAFLPAAYQGTAIGDADTAAKEAQIRFLDNNGASVSQQRKQLGLLQAMNERHLAQVKLDNEIEGVINSYELAFRMQSEVPALMDLNSETKETQALYGIDDKTTENFGRQCLMARRFAEAGVRYIEVALGNNKWDQHSGLKNGHERNSKMVDKPIAGLLADLKQRGLLEDTLVVWGGEFGRTPIAQGKNGRDHNPQGYSMWLAGAGVKQGHVHGATDEYGYYATRDKVHIHDLHATLLHLMGMDHKRLTYRYAGRDFRLTDVYGDVVTEILDT from the coding sequence ATGGAAGCTCTTAATTTATCACGACGACAGATGTTAAAATCCTCGGCCTGCGGCTTTGGCTATACAGCGCTGGCGGGTTTGAGCGCGGAAGCGGCGTTAGAGTCTCAGTCACCGCTGATGACAAAGACACCCCACTTTGAGCCACGCGCCAAACGGGTCATCTTTCTGTTTATGCACGGCGGTCCGAGTCAGGTGGATACGTTCGATTATAAACCCCGTCTGAATAAAGAAGATGGCCAGCGACTGCCATTCAAGGCGGCGAAGAACATTGAAAAGTCTTCGCAGGAAAATCTGCGGCTGATGAAGTCTCCCTGGAAATTCAAGCAGCGGGGTGAGAGCGGTCTGTGGATTTCTGAACTGTTTGACAATGTCGCCGAACATGCCGACGATCTGTGTGTGATTAATTCGATGCACACCAACGGGCAATCACATGGTCAGGCGGTGATGAAACTGCATACTGGTTCGGACAGCCTGGTACGGCCTTCGGTGGGTTCATGGATGGTCTATGGACTGGGAACCGAGAACAATAATCTGCCTGGCTTCATTTCGATCTGTCCTTCGCGAGGACATGGGGGCGTGCGAAATTACGGCAGTGCCTTTTTACCCGCCGCGTATCAGGGAACCGCGATTGGTGATGCCGACACCGCGGCCAAAGAGGCGCAGATCCGCTTCCTGGACAACAACGGTGCGTCGGTCAGTCAACAACGCAAACAACTGGGGCTGTTGCAGGCGATGAATGAACGGCATCTGGCGCAGGTCAAGCTGGATAATGAAATCGAAGGGGTGATCAATTCGTATGAGCTGGCGTTCCGGATGCAGTCGGAAGTTCCTGCGCTGATGGATCTGAATTCAGAAACCAAAGAGACGCAGGCGCTGTACGGCATCGATGACAAGACCACCGAAAACTTCGGTCGCCAGTGTCTGATGGCGCGTCGTTTTGCCGAAGCCGGGGTGCGGTATATTGAAGTCGCGCTGGGAAACAACAAATGGGATCAGCATAGCGGCTTGAAAAATGGTCATGAACGAAATTCAAAAATGGTCGATAAGCCGATCGCCGGTCTGCTGGCTGATCTGAAGCAGCGGGGACTGCTGGAAGATACCCTGGTTGTGTGGGGCGGCGAATTCGGCCGGACCCCCATCGCGCAGGGAAAAAATGGTCGCGATCATAATCCGCAAGGCTATTCGATGTGGCTGGCCGGAGCGGGAGTCAAACAGGGACACGTGCATGGAGCAACCGATGAGTACGGTTACTACGCGACCCGCGATAAAGTCCATATCCACGATTTGCATGCCACACTGCTGCATCTGATGGGCATGGATCACAAGCGGTTGACTTATCGTTACGCTGGCCGCGATTTCCGCCTGACCGACGTGTACGGTGATGTCGTCACCGAGATTCTCGATACATAA